The genomic interval CGGATGCCGGAGGTCCCCAGGTCGAGGCCGATCGCGTGCATGGGGACCGGCTACAGGCCCGAATGCAGTGGGCTGCGACCCGGCGGCGGGAGCGTGACCCGCTCCGGCGGGGCCCAGCCGGGCTGGCGGTGCTCGGCCACCACCGAGGTATAGATGCCGCCACGTACGTTGAAATACGAAGTCAGGCGCATGAAGCGCGGCTCGGTCGCCGCGACCAGGTCCGCCAGGATCTGGTTGGTCACCGCCTCGTGGAAGGCGCCTTCGTCACGGAACGACCACATGTAGTTCTTCAGCGACTTCAGTTCCACGCACTGGTGGTCGGCCACGTACTCCAGGTGCAGCTCCGCGAAGTCGGGCTGACCGGTGGCCGGGCACAGGCAGGTGAACTCCGGGATGCGGATATAGATCGCGAAGTCGTTCTCCGGCGCCGGGTTGTCGAAGGTCTCCAGGGTCTTGCTCGGCTGGCTGGGCATGTCGGTTTCTCGTTGCGGGTCCATTCATGTGGGAGCGTGCTTGCACGCGAACGTTACCGGCACAAGCGTGTACCATTCTACCCCCGAGTGTCCTGACCGCGGATTACGCCGAACGTGCGACTCGCCCGAATCAAGCTGGCCGGTTTCAAGTCCTTCGTCGACCCGACGACGCTGGTGCTGCCCGGAAACCGGGTGGGCATCGTCGGGCCGAACGGCTGTGGCAAGTCGAACACCATCGACGCCGTGCGCTGGGTGATGGGCGAGTCCTCGGCCAAGCACCTGCGCGGCGACTCTAGCGAGGACGTGATCTTCAACGGCTCCTCCAGCCGCAAGCCGGTCGGGCAGGCCTCGATCGAGCTGATCTTCGACAACTCCGACGGTCGCCTGGGCGGCGAGTACAGCGCCTACGGCGAGATCGCCGTGCGCCGCGCGCTGACGCGCGATGGCCAGTCCAAGTACTTCCTCAACGGCCAGCGCGCGCGCAAGCGCGACGTGGTGGACCTGTTCCTGGGCACTGGCCTCGGCCCGCGCAGCTACGCGATCATCGAGCAGGGCATGATCGCGCGCCTGATCGATGCCCGCCCCGAGGAGCTGCGCGTCTATCTCGAGGAGGCCGCCGGCATCTCCAAGTACAAGGAGCGCCGGCGCGAGACCGAGAACCGCGTGCGCCACACCCGCGAGAACCTGGAGCGCC from Thioalkalivibrio sp. ALJ12 carries:
- the queF gene encoding preQ(1) synthase, whose product is MPSQPSKTLETFDNPAPENDFAIYIRIPEFTCLCPATGQPDFAELHLEYVADHQCVELKSLKNYMWSFRDEGAFHEAVTNQILADLVAATEPRFMRLTSYFNVRGGIYTSVVAEHRQPGWAPPERVTLPPPGRSPLHSGL